The DNA region GAGTTGAAACGGACGTACGCGGTGAGCGTCGCCGAGGTCGCCCACCACGATCTGCACCGTCGAGCGGGGATCGCCGTCGCGGTCGTGGCCGGCGACCCCGCGCATCTGACCGAGGTTCTGGACACCATCGAGCGACAGGTCAGCGGTCATCCCGAGTTCACCCTGGTCTCGGCGGAGCGCCGGCTGCGCGGACCGGAGGATTAGCGTCATCTGACGCCCACGGGCCACGTACGATCGCGACTCCCGCGTGAACCACGCACGCTTCGCGCCGCCGGGCCACATCCGATTCAAACCCCAACGTGAACCATGCACGTTTCGCGCCGCCGGGCCACGTACGACCCCAGGTACCAGAACCCGGCGCCGCGAGATCACCAACTCAGCGGGTCGGACCGGTCCAAAGCCCGTCGAGCTTGCCCCGGCGCTTGGCGACGGCCAGGAGGACGAGCCCGAGCATGGTCCACACCAGTCCGCAGCCGACCCAGAACGCCGGGCCGCTGCCCAGTCCGACGAACAGACCGATGAGGGATCCCACGTGCACCCCGCCGTGTACGCCGACTGCCGCCCACAGCGAGTCGAGGAGAATCATCAAGGCACCGCCGGCGATGGCAAAGCCGAACGGCATGACCAGATAGAGCATCCGCTCGAGCACATTCTGCTGTCCTCCACTGGAAGCCAGGTGTATGACGCCGAAGACCGCGGCAGAAATGAACAGCGCGACGATCGGGCGCGTACGCAAAGCGGTCATCTGATAGCCGCGGAAGAGCAGTTCC from Microlunatus phosphovorus NM-1 includes:
- a CDS encoding DUF503 domain-containing protein, producing MFAWVGVIEFDLLLGEVFSLKQKRSVIRPLIAELKRTYAVSVAEVAHHDLHRRAGIAVAVVAGDPAHLTEVLDTIERQVSGHPEFTLVSAERRLRGPED